In a genomic window of Holophagaceae bacterium:
- the mutL gene encoding DNA mismatch repair endonuclease MutL: protein MPKIRVLTDQVANQIAAGEVVERPASVLKELVENALDAGATRLEIAWEEGGKRLLSVADDGCGMARDELYLALERHATSKVRTAEDLTHLSSFGFRGEALPSIASVARFELHSAENEGDGHRLRSEFGIIKEVQPAPRSRGTTVAIRDLFAQLPARKRFLKSTDTEHAHLWGVATRLALATPDVHWTLRSDRGGSTVLPPVAEAGARLGPLLGEKMSGMVPFRSGEAPWSLHGYLSKPDLSFRDRNHLYLFVNGRSVRDRLLLAALSEAWQGFFPKGAYPAAVLYLEIPSEAVDVNVHPTKAEVRFREPNRIFPFVSRAAREAWEQLRGGLASVLEMPPKPQESEFELPVPARQEPQHPRLWQESARGAVDALASAFHPGAGADLEREYAFGTSSTGAAESVGYVEAGQEIKYLGAFENTYLLAEVRGDGDPELWILDQHVAHERILFERLFLRHHRPAVQPLLPPKVVHFGPAALSRLRPFLEELNRVGVEAEDFGGEALVVRGLPDFLSDRDPQSLLEDLLDRLEAGGSADLDAFRKDLNAELACRAAIKKHHVLPPELALQLIQDLMDCEVPQTCPHGRPIIKKLTLGELERSFGRRT from the coding sequence ATGCCGAAAATCCGCGTTCTCACCGATCAAGTCGCGAACCAGATCGCGGCGGGCGAGGTCGTGGAACGGCCGGCGTCAGTCTTGAAGGAGCTGGTGGAGAACGCCCTGGACGCTGGAGCCACCCGGCTGGAGATCGCCTGGGAAGAAGGAGGGAAGCGGTTGCTGTCCGTGGCGGACGACGGCTGCGGCATGGCGCGGGACGAGCTCTACCTGGCATTGGAACGCCACGCCACGAGCAAGGTCCGCACGGCGGAGGATCTGACCCATCTCTCGAGTTTCGGATTCCGCGGGGAGGCTCTGCCATCCATCGCCTCGGTGGCCCGCTTCGAGCTGCACAGCGCCGAAAACGAAGGCGACGGGCATCGCCTGCGTTCGGAATTCGGGATCATCAAGGAGGTCCAGCCGGCGCCCCGCAGCCGCGGCACCACGGTGGCCATTCGCGATCTTTTCGCCCAGCTGCCTGCGCGGAAGCGGTTCCTAAAATCCACTGACACGGAGCATGCGCATCTATGGGGCGTGGCTACCCGCCTGGCTCTCGCGACACCCGATGTCCATTGGACGTTGCGCAGTGATCGCGGAGGGTCCACGGTCTTGCCGCCGGTGGCGGAAGCCGGTGCGCGGTTGGGGCCGTTGCTGGGCGAAAAAATGTCGGGAATGGTTCCTTTCCGTAGCGGCGAAGCGCCCTGGTCGCTTCACGGCTACCTCTCGAAACCGGATCTGAGCTTCCGCGACCGCAATCATCTTTATCTCTTCGTGAATGGCCGGAGCGTGCGCGACCGCTTGCTGCTGGCGGCGCTTTCCGAGGCCTGGCAGGGTTTCTTCCCGAAAGGCGCCTATCCGGCGGCGGTCCTCTACCTTGAGATTCCAAGCGAGGCCGTGGATGTGAATGTGCACCCCACGAAAGCCGAAGTGCGGTTCCGGGAGCCCAACCGCATTTTTCCCTTCGTGAGCCGCGCGGCGCGCGAAGCCTGGGAACAGCTCCGGGGCGGCCTGGCGAGCGTGCTGGAGATGCCGCCCAAACCCCAGGAAAGCGAATTCGAGCTGCCGGTGCCGGCACGGCAGGAACCGCAACACCCGCGCCTTTGGCAGGAAAGCGCGAGGGGGGCCGTGGATGCGCTGGCGTCGGCCTTCCACCCGGGTGCCGGGGCCGATCTGGAACGTGAATACGCCTTCGGCACATCCTCCACGGGCGCTGCTGAATCCGTGGGGTACGTGGAGGCAGGCCAGGAAATCAAATACCTCGGGGCATTCGAAAACACCTACCTGCTCGCAGAAGTCCGTGGCGACGGCGATCCGGAATTGTGGATCCTGGATCAGCACGTGGCCCACGAACGCATCCTGTTCGAGCGTCTGTTTCTCCGCCATCATCGGCCGGCAGTCCAACCGCTGTTGCCGCCCAAGGTCGTCCACTTCGGGCCTGCGGCCTTGTCCCGACTGAGGCCTTTCCTGGAAGAATTGAACCGCGTGGGCGTCGAGGCCGAGGATTTCGGCGGCGAAGCGCTGGTGGTGCGGGGCCTTCCGGACTTCTTGTCGGACCGCGACCCGCAGTCGCTGTTGGAGGATCTGCTGGATCGCCTGGAAGCGGGCGGCAGCGCGGATCTGGACGCCTTCCGCAAGGACCTCAACGCCGAGCTCGCCTGCCGCGCCGCCATCAAGAAGCATCATGTGCTCCCCCCGGAACTGGCCCTGCAGCTCATCCAGGACCTGATGGATTGCGAGGTCCCGCAGACTTGCCCTCATGGCCGGCCGATCATCAAGAAACTCACCCTGGGGGAACTGGAGCGGAGCTTCGGAAGAAGGACGTGA